The following proteins come from a genomic window of Gimesia chilikensis:
- a CDS encoding TauD/TfdA family dioxygenase — translation MSDQPSVPDLPPAFEIPAAWKGAELFSRDDWLVHLEQRHLDDLDSAVKTISSKNLSQAEITPERFPLPELGPLLRRVQHRLEHGSGACQIKRVPIENYSQEEREILFWLISVHLGTPVSQSATGEKLFHVRDEGFKVGQAQARGPNTSKRLSFHTDRCDVIGFLCIQQALSGGDNQLVSSVALFNEMRQRWPELTQTLMQPFYYLRHNVDTGNQKPFCRQPIFSVQDGHFAGSFLRVLIERAYASPDLPDMTPEQKQAMDQLEALAETPEMSVTFSQDPGDLLFLNNWVTFHRRDEFTDAEEPELKRHLLRVWLAVPNSRPLDPLFADNYGNTAAGSVRGGMPTTAAR, via the coding sequence GTGAGTGATCAACCTTCCGTCCCCGACCTGCCTCCCGCATTTGAGATTCCGGCTGCCTGGAAAGGTGCAGAACTCTTCTCCCGAGACGACTGGCTGGTTCACCTGGAGCAGCGTCATCTCGATGATCTGGATTCGGCTGTGAAGACAATCTCATCGAAAAACCTGAGCCAGGCTGAAATCACCCCCGAACGTTTCCCTCTGCCAGAACTTGGTCCCCTGCTGCGCCGGGTTCAACATCGGCTGGAGCACGGATCGGGAGCCTGTCAGATCAAACGCGTGCCGATCGAGAACTACTCTCAAGAGGAACGCGAGATTCTGTTCTGGCTGATCTCCGTGCATCTGGGAACGCCGGTCTCACAGAGCGCGACCGGGGAAAAGCTGTTCCATGTGCGGGACGAAGGTTTTAAGGTCGGACAGGCCCAGGCCCGCGGTCCGAACACAAGCAAACGGCTCAGCTTCCATACCGACCGTTGTGATGTGATTGGTTTTCTGTGCATCCAACAGGCCCTCTCAGGCGGCGATAATCAACTGGTCAGTTCGGTGGCTCTCTTCAACGAGATGCGGCAACGCTGGCCCGAGTTGACGCAAACTTTGATGCAGCCGTTTTACTATCTCAGGCATAACGTCGATACGGGAAACCAGAAGCCGTTCTGTCGGCAACCCATCTTTTCAGTGCAGGATGGTCACTTCGCCGGCAGCTTTCTGCGGGTCTTGATCGAACGCGCTTATGCTTCCCCCGACCTGCCTGATATGACCCCCGAGCAGAAGCAGGCCATGGACCAACTGGAAGCACTCGCCGAAACGCCGGAAATGAGTGTCACCTTCAGCCAGGATCCGGGGGACCTGCTGTTTTTGAATAACTGGGTCACGTTTCACCGCCGGGATGAATTCACGGATGCGGAAGAGCCGGAACTGAAACGGCACCTGCTGCGGGTCTGGCTTGCGGTTCCCAACAGTCGTCCACTGGATCCCCTGTTTGCCGATAATTACGGGAATACAGCTGCTGGATCTGTTCGCGGAGGCATGCCGACGACCGCGGCCCGCTGA